The sequence AGTGCAAGGCAAGAGGTGTTACTTGCCTCAAGCCTTCTCTCCCTATATCTATATCATTTCTTAAATCCGTGGGTTGCATGCCTGGGCAGTATCAGCCTTTCCACCCAGATCTCTTCGAAGAAAAGGTGCCTGGAAGCGATGCGATCGCGAACGAACTGACTAAGGGCGCATTGCAGCGCACTCTCGTTCATGCATGAGGAAAAGAGGATCAGCATTTCACCTCCCTCATTCAGATGGCGAGGCGCCGCTCTCAGGAATCGGTCGAGCACTCTAACGCCATCCTCTCCTCCTGCCCAGGATCTTTCTATCTCCCCTCGTATCATATCGGGGACATAGGGTGGGTTGAAGATTATCAGATCGAATCTCCCCTCCACGTCTAAGAACAGATCGGAGATAACCACTTCCAATTCTAGGCCGTTTAGCTCAGCATTGGATTTGGTGCATTGGACGGCTTTAGGATTGATGTCGACAGCGGTTACCTCTGCCCCAGCGGCGGCGCAGTTAAGAGCGATGATGCCCGTGC comes from Methanomassiliicoccales archaeon and encodes:
- a CDS encoding methyltransferase, yielding MRHDERIKILECEGVYPPAEDTFLLLQCVPDVRGKKVLEMGCGTGIIALNCAAAGAEVTAVDINPKAVQCTKSNAELNGLELEVVISDLFLDVEGRFDLIIFNPPYVPDMIRGEIERSWAGGEDGVRVLDRFLRAAPRHLNEGGEMLILFSSCMNESALQCALSQFVRDRIASRHLFFEEIWVERLILPRHATHGFKK